One genomic segment of Aliarcobacter cibarius includes these proteins:
- a CDS encoding MFS transporter yields the protein MTKQLLPLAIGGLAIGTTEFIIMGLLPDVAKDLGVSIPVAGHLISAYAFGVVVGAPILVALSSKFPPKNILIVYMILFTLFNALSIVAPDYNTLLMSRFLAGLPHGAFFGVGTIVAIKLATKGKEAQAVSSMFTGLTLAILFVVPILTYIGHITSYKWAFFAVSFLGAITVLSLFKFMPKLKSLKTVTFKEEIEFFLTFKAWNIILIVAIGFGGLFAWFSYIAPLLINVSKFDPSSISYLMLIAGIGMVLGNILGGYLADKKDPIKVAIYLLSFMVFFLLLVFFLSENKTISLVLTFICGVFAMSIGTPINMVMVKNAKNSEMLGAAFIQAAFNVANSLGALFGGIPLLFGFNYNYPALVGAFMAFLGAILCMIFYKKYHS from the coding sequence ATGACAAAACAATTATTGCCTTTGGCTATTGGTGGATTAGCTATTGGAACAACTGAATTTATTATTATGGGACTTTTACCTGATGTAGCAAAAGATTTGGGAGTATCTATTCCAGTAGCTGGTCATTTAATATCTGCCTATGCATTTGGAGTTGTTGTAGGGGCTCCTATTTTAGTAGCTCTAAGTTCAAAATTTCCACCTAAAAATATTTTAATAGTTTATATGATTTTATTCACACTATTTAATGCTTTATCAATAGTAGCGCCTGATTATAACACTCTTTTGATGTCAAGATTTCTTGCTGGCCTTCCTCATGGTGCTTTCTTTGGTGTTGGAACAATTGTTGCAATTAAATTAGCAACAAAAGGCAAAGAGGCTCAAGCAGTTTCGTCCATGTTTACAGGTCTTACTCTTGCCATACTTTTTGTTGTTCCTATTTTAACTTATATAGGACATATAACAAGCTACAAATGGGCATTTTTTGCTGTCTCATTTTTAGGTGCAATTACTGTTTTATCATTATTTAAATTTATGCCAAAATTAAAATCTCTTAAAACTGTAACATTTAAAGAAGAAATTGAATTTTTTCTTACATTTAAAGCTTGGAATATTATATTAATTGTAGCAATTGGTTTTGGTGGACTTTTTGCATGGTTTAGTTATATTGCCCCATTACTTATAAATGTTTCAAAGTTTGATCCAAGTTCTATTTCATACCTAATGCTAATTGCTGGAATAGGAATGGTTTTAGGAAATATTCTTGGAGGTTATTTAGCAGATAAAAAAGACCCTATAAAAGTTGCTATTTATCTTCTATCGTTTATGGTTTTCTTTTTATTACTAGTATTTTTTCTAAGTGAAAATAAAACTATATCTTTAGTTTTAACTTTTATTTGTGGTGTTTTTGCTATGAGCATAGGAACTCCAATAAACATGGTAATGGTAAAAAATGCAAAAAATTCAGAAATGCTAGGAGCTGCTTTTATACAAGCTGCTTTTAATGTAGCAAACTCTTTGGGAGCTCTATTTGGAGGAATACCTTTACTGTTTGGATTTAACTATAATTATCCAGCTTTAGTTGGTGCTTTTATGGCATTTTTAGGAGCTATTTTATGCATGATATTTTATAAGAAGTATCATTCATAA
- a CDS encoding alpha/beta fold hydrolase yields the protein MEILTYKKFGNGKKNIIFLHELMGDSSNYEACINYFDKEIFSCFMVDLRGYGNSKSILGKYNLEESISDIINLASFLQLKKYILVAHSMSTMIAQHIASKDVRVNKLILITPISYLGLKSTTKAKENLLLQMKKNSGKIEEIVEQSSQRYNNSWKKYRINLAYNCSLLEARVSYMNMYLNINFNLNNDNKLKIDIPIKIITGKYDFPVFSKSEVSKCFEIFNDVEIIECQEAGHYPMIECPIFFASKIEFWSI from the coding sequence ATGGAAATTTTAACTTACAAGAAATTTGGAAATGGGAAAAAAAATATTATATTTTTACATGAGTTAATGGGTGATTCTTCAAATTATGAAGCTTGTATAAATTATTTTGACAAAGAAATTTTTAGTTGTTTTATGGTTGATTTAAGAGGATATGGAAACTCAAAAAGTATTTTAGGAAAATATAATTTAGAAGAATCTATAAGTGATATTATTAATTTAGCATCTTTTTTACAATTAAAAAAATATATATTAGTTGCTCACTCTATGTCTACAATGATAGCTCAACATATAGCAAGTAAAGATGTTAGAGTAAATAAACTAATTTTAATTACTCCAATTAGCTATTTGGGTTTAAAAAGTACTACAAAAGCTAAAGAAAATCTACTTTTACAAATGAAAAAAAATAGTGGAAAGATTGAAGAAATTGTAGAACAATCAAGTCAAAGATATAATAATTCATGGAAAAAATACCGTATAAATTTAGCATATAATTGCTCTTTACTAGAAGCTAGAGTGTCTTATATGAATATGTATTTAAATATAAATTTTAATTTAAATAATGATAACAAACTTAAAATTGATATTCCAATAAAAATAATTACAGGTAAATATGATTTTCCTGTTTTTTCAAAGTCTGAAGTTTCAAAATGTTTCGAAATCTTTAATGATGTTGAAATTATAGAGTGTCAAGAAGCTGGACACTATCCAATGATAGAATGTCCTATTTTTTTCGCATCTAAAATAGAGTTTTGGTCTATATAA
- the rpsL gene encoding 30S ribosomal protein S12 — MPTINQLVRNERKKVIEKSKSPALKKCPQRRGVCTRVYTTTPKKPNSALRKVAKVRLTTGFEVISYIGGEGHNLQEHSIVLVRGGRVKDLPGVKYHIVRGALDSAGVNNRTVSRSKYGTKRPKAKK, encoded by the coding sequence ATGCCTACAATTAATCAGCTTGTAAGAAATGAGCGAAAAAAAGTGATTGAAAAATCAAAATCACCAGCATTAAAAAAATGTCCACAAAGAAGAGGAGTATGTACAAGAGTATATACAACAACTCCTAAAAAACCTAACTCGGCTTTAAGAAAAGTTGCAAAAGTTAGATTAACTACAGGATTTGAAGTAATTTCATACATCGGTGGAGAAGGACATAACCTTCAAGAGCACTCAATCGTGCTAGTAAGAGGGGGAAGAGTAAAAGATTTACCTGGGGTTAAATACCACATTGTAAGAGGTGCGTTAGATTCAGCTGGTGTAAATAACAGAACTGTATCTAGATCTAAATATGGTACAAAAAGACCAAAAGCTAAAAAATAA
- the rpsG gene encoding 30S ribosomal protein S7 produces MRRRKAPVREIMADPIYNSKVITKFVNAIMLDGKKSVAEKILYGAIDNLDKRGEEKGFDLFEKAIENVKPLLEVRSRRVGGATYQVPVEVRAVRRQTLALRWLIDASRKRNERTMVERLANELFEAANERGASFKKKEDVHRMAEANKAFAHYRW; encoded by the coding sequence ATGAGAAGAAGAAAAGCTCCAGTTAGAGAAATAATGGCTGATCCTATCTACAATAGTAAAGTGATCACAAAATTTGTAAACGCAATTATGTTAGATGGTAAAAAATCTGTTGCAGAAAAAATCCTTTATGGTGCAATTGATAACCTTGATAAAAGAGGTGAAGAAAAAGGTTTTGATCTTTTTGAAAAAGCAATTGAAAATGTTAAACCTCTTTTAGAAGTTAGAAGTAGAAGAGTTGGAGGAGCTACATACCAAGTTCCTGTTGAAGTTAGAGCTGTAAGAAGACAAACTCTAGCATTAAGATGGCTAATTGATGCTTCAAGAAAAAGAAATGAAAGAACAATGGTAGAAAGATTAGCAAATGAGCTATTCGAAGCTGCAAACGAAAGAGGAGCTTCTTTTAAGAAAAAAGAAGATGTACATAGAATGGCAGAAGCTAATAAAGCATTTGCACACTACAGATGGTAG